A window of Streptomyces sp. DG1A-41 contains these coding sequences:
- a CDS encoding carbohydrate kinase family protein: protein MRIAVTGSIATDHLMTFPGRFADQFVADQLHTVSLSFLVDKLDVRRGGVAANIAFGMGQLGTRPILVGAAGADFDEYRAWLDRHGVDTESVRISDTLHTARFVCTTDADHNQIGSFYTGAMSEARLIELKTVADRVGGLDLVSIGADDPEAMLRHTEECRSRSIPFAADFSQQIARMDGDEIRILLDGATYLFSNEYEKGLIESKTGWTDAEILSRVGHRVTTLGAQGVRIERAGEDPIEVGTPDEERKADPTGVGDAFRAGFLSGLAWGVSLERAAQVGCMLATLVIETVGTQEYQLRRGHFMERFTKAYGDEAAAEVQAHLA from the coding sequence GTGCGCATCGCAGTCACCGGCTCCATCGCCACCGACCACCTCATGACCTTCCCCGGCCGCTTCGCCGACCAGTTTGTAGCGGACCAACTGCACACGGTCTCGCTGTCGTTCCTGGTCGACAAACTCGACGTCCGCCGCGGCGGCGTCGCCGCGAACATCGCGTTCGGCATGGGACAGCTCGGCACCCGCCCGATCCTGGTCGGCGCCGCGGGCGCGGACTTCGACGAGTACCGGGCCTGGCTCGACCGGCACGGCGTCGACACCGAATCCGTCCGCATCTCCGACACGCTGCACACCGCCCGCTTCGTGTGCACCACCGACGCCGACCACAACCAGATCGGCTCCTTCTACACCGGCGCCATGAGCGAGGCCCGCCTCATCGAGCTGAAGACCGTCGCCGACCGCGTCGGCGGTCTCGACCTGGTCTCCATCGGCGCGGACGACCCGGAGGCCATGCTCCGCCACACCGAGGAGTGCCGCTCCCGGTCCATCCCGTTCGCCGCCGACTTCTCCCAGCAGATCGCCCGGATGGACGGCGATGAGATCCGCATCCTGCTGGACGGGGCGACGTACCTCTTCTCCAACGAGTACGAGAAGGGCCTCATCGAGTCCAAGACCGGCTGGACCGACGCGGAGATCCTGTCCAGGGTGGGCCACCGTGTGACCACCCTCGGCGCGCAGGGCGTGCGCATCGAGCGGGCCGGCGAAGACCCGATCGAGGTCGGCACCCCGGACGAGGAGCGCAAGGCCGATCCCACCGGCGTCGGCGACGCCTTCCGCGCGGGGTTCCTCTCGGGCCTCGCGTGGGGCGTCTCCCTGGAGCGTGCCGCCCAGGTCGGCTGCATGCTGGCGACCCTCGTCATCGAGACGGTCGGGACGCAGGAGTACCAGTTGCGCCGCGGGCATTTCATGGAGCGGTTCACCAAGGCGTACGGGGATGAGGCCGCGGCGGAGGTTCAGGCGCACCTGGCCTGA
- a CDS encoding Rieske 2Fe-2S domain-containing protein yields the protein MSSQDIPEENLPAEQSAGHDGHGALSPADEHPFADPGLPPHEHRIQDVDERAAKRSERSVALMFTVSMLATIAFIAAFVAIPVDKSVYIFPLGHISALNFALGMTLGIALFCIGAGAVHWARTLMSDVEIADERHPIEAEPEVREKVFADFKQGAKESALGRRKLIRNTMFGALTLVPLSGVVLLRDLGPLPEDKLRHTLWSKGKLLVNMNTNEPLRPSDVAVGSLTFAKPEGLEEHDHDFQNEIAKAALMIVRIQPENIKDKRELEWSHEGIVAYSKICTHVGCPISLYEQQTHHVLCPCHQSTFDLSDGARVIFGPAGHALPQLRIAVNDEGYLEALGDFEEPVGPAFWERG from the coding sequence ATGAGTAGCCAAGACATTCCAGAAGAGAACCTGCCTGCCGAGCAGTCCGCAGGACATGACGGGCACGGCGCGCTGAGCCCCGCGGACGAGCACCCGTTCGCCGACCCGGGCCTGCCTCCCCACGAGCACCGGATCCAGGACGTCGACGAGCGGGCCGCCAAGCGGTCCGAGCGCTCGGTCGCCCTGATGTTCACGGTGTCGATGCTGGCCACCATCGCCTTCATCGCCGCGTTCGTGGCGATCCCGGTCGACAAGTCGGTCTACATCTTCCCGCTGGGCCACATCAGCGCGCTGAACTTCGCGCTGGGCATGACGCTCGGCATCGCGCTGTTCTGCATCGGCGCGGGCGCCGTCCACTGGGCCCGCACCCTGATGTCGGACGTGGAGATCGCCGACGAGCGGCACCCGATCGAGGCGGAGCCCGAGGTCCGCGAGAAGGTCTTCGCCGACTTCAAGCAGGGCGCCAAGGAGTCCGCGCTCGGCCGCCGCAAGCTGATCCGCAACACCATGTTCGGCGCGCTCACGCTGGTGCCGCTCTCCGGCGTCGTGCTGCTGCGCGACCTCGGCCCGCTGCCCGAGGACAAGCTGCGTCACACGCTCTGGTCCAAGGGCAAGCTGCTCGTCAACATGAACACGAACGAGCCGCTGCGTCCGTCGGACGTCGCGGTCGGCTCGCTGACCTTCGCCAAGCCCGAGGGCCTGGAGGAGCACGACCACGATTTCCAGAACGAGATCGCCAAGGCCGCCCTGATGATCGTCCGGATCCAGCCGGAGAACATCAAGGACAAGCGCGAGCTCGAGTGGTCGCACGAGGGCATCGTCGCGTACTCGAAGATCTGCACCCACGTCGGTTGCCCGATCTCCCTGTACGAGCAGCAGACGCACCACGTGCTCTGCCCCTGCCACCAGTCCACCTTCGACCTCTCCGACGGTGCCCGAGTGATCTTCGGTCCCGCTGGTCACGCCCTGCCGCAGCTCCGCATCGCCGTGAACGACGAGGGCTACCTCGAGGCGCTCGGCGACTTCGAAGAGCCCGTCGGCCCTGCTTTCTGGGAGCGCGGATGA
- a CDS encoding cytochrome c oxidase subunit 4 has product MKIQGKMFMWLSAFVLVMAIVYGVWSKEPAGTTALFLTFGLCIMIGFYLGFTAKRVDVGAQDDKEADVADDAGEVGFFSPHSWQPLSLAIGGALAFLSIAIGWWLLYFSLPIILIGVWGWVFEYYRGENRTQ; this is encoded by the coding sequence GTGAAGATCCAGGGCAAGATGTTCATGTGGCTGAGCGCCTTCGTGCTCGTCATGGCGATCGTCTATGGCGTGTGGTCGAAGGAGCCGGCCGGCACCACAGCCCTCTTCCTGACCTTCGGCCTGTGCATCATGATCGGCTTCTACCTCGGCTTCACGGCCAAGCGGGTCGACGTCGGTGCGCAGGACGACAAGGAGGCGGACGTCGCGGACGACGCCGGCGAGGTCGGGTTCTTCAGCCCGCACAGCTGGCAGCCGCTCTCCCTGGCCATCGGCGGCGCCCTCGCCTTCCTGTCCATCGCGATCGGCTGGTGGCTGCTGTACTTCTCGCTGCCGATCATCCTGATCGGTGTCTGGGGCTGGGTCTTCGAGTACTACCGCGGTGAGAACCGCACCCAGTAA
- a CDS encoding Ig-like domain-containing protein codes for MSHIATSRPVVSCTLLVIALCAGVTACGSDGNPLSHRPYDAADQISFNAPSGGRKKADPDKPLEVVAEDSGGRITDVTAYDAAGRYVAGELAADGGRWHSTSPLAANASYTVRVSTEDEDGAPGRKVLTFDTGKPTTHKRLDVTFGPKAGTYGVGQPVTAELSQPVKDRAQRAVVERALKVSSIPATEGAWHWVDDKKLHYRPKDYWPAQATLQARSNLEGIKIGDRIRGGKAKPLTINTADKVIAVTDAAAHQMTVYKNDEIVRQIPVTTGMPGYETRNGVKVVLAKEGTVRMTSASIGASDFYDLIVHHSVRVTHSGEYVHAAPWSVGSQGYANVSHGCTGMSTENAAWFYENIREGDIVKVVNSAGDTMAPFGNGFGDWNLEWKQWRTGSALTAGTPEGPTPADRARLRPQSA; via the coding sequence ATGAGCCATATAGCGACCTCCCGCCCCGTCGTCAGCTGCACGCTGCTGGTGATAGCCCTCTGCGCGGGCGTCACCGCCTGCGGCTCGGACGGCAACCCGCTCTCCCACCGCCCCTACGACGCGGCGGACCAGATCTCCTTCAACGCCCCCTCGGGGGGCCGCAAGAAGGCCGACCCGGACAAGCCCCTGGAAGTGGTCGCCGAGGACTCCGGCGGGCGTATCACGGACGTCACGGCCTACGACGCCGCCGGACGCTACGTGGCCGGCGAACTCGCCGCCGACGGAGGCCGCTGGCACAGCACCTCACCGCTCGCCGCCAACGCCAGCTACACGGTCCGTGTGAGCACCGAGGACGAGGACGGGGCGCCCGGCCGCAAGGTCCTCACCTTCGACACCGGCAAGCCCACCACCCACAAGCGCCTGGACGTCACCTTCGGCCCCAAGGCGGGGACCTACGGCGTCGGCCAGCCCGTCACGGCCGAGCTGAGCCAGCCCGTCAAGGACAGGGCCCAGAGGGCCGTCGTGGAACGGGCCCTCAAGGTCTCCTCCATACCCGCCACGGAGGGCGCCTGGCACTGGGTGGACGACAAGAAGCTCCATTACCGCCCCAAGGACTACTGGCCCGCACAGGCCACCCTCCAGGCCCGCAGCAACCTGGAGGGCATCAAGATCGGCGACCGTATACGGGGCGGCAAGGCCAAGCCCCTGACGATCAACACCGCCGACAAGGTCATAGCCGTCACGGACGCGGCGGCACACCAGATGACCGTCTACAAGAACGACGAGATCGTCCGGCAGATCCCGGTCACCACGGGCATGCCCGGCTACGAAACCCGCAACGGCGTCAAGGTCGTCCTGGCCAAGGAAGGCACCGTTCGCATGACCAGCGCCAGCATCGGCGCCTCGGACTTCTACGACCTGATCGTCCACCACTCCGTACGGGTCACCCACAGCGGCGAGTACGTCCACGCCGCCCCCTGGTCCGTCGGCTCCCAGGGCTACGCCAACGTCAGTCACGGCTGCACCGGCATGAGCACCGAGAACGCCGCGTGGTTCTACGAGAACATCCGCGAGGGCGACATCGTCAAGGTCGTAAACTCCGCCGGCGACACGATGGCCCCCTTCGGCAACGGCTTCGGCGACTGGAACCTCGAGTGGAAGCAGTGGCGCACAGGCAGCGCCCTGACAGCCGGCACCCCAGAGGGCCCCACACCGGCGGACAGGGCCCGTCTACGCCCTCAGAGCGCCTGA
- a CDS encoding c-type cytochrome, with product MKKLSARRRHPLAAVVVLLLALLFSGGLYAVFAPTSKAEADETAQSLTIEEGKKLYSVGCASCHGTGGQGTSDGPSLVGVGAAAVDFQVATGRMPAATSQGPQVPKKKNIYTQAEIDQLAAYIASLGAGPAIPTEEQYGPQGADIAKGGELFRTNCAQCHNFTGKGGALTHGKYAPTLEGVAPKHIYEAMQTGPQNMPSFPDTTLSEKNKKDIIAYLDAVNSEKTESPGGLELGGLGPVSEGLFGWVFGLGGLIAVAVWVAARTAKAKKS from the coding sequence GTGAAAAAGCTCTCCGCACGACGACGCCACCCGTTGGCGGCGGTCGTCGTCCTACTCCTCGCGCTGCTCTTCAGCGGGGGGCTGTACGCCGTGTTCGCACCCACGAGCAAGGCTGAGGCCGACGAAACCGCCCAGTCCCTCACCATCGAGGAGGGCAAGAAGCTCTACTCGGTCGGCTGCGCCAGTTGCCACGGCACCGGCGGTCAGGGCACCTCCGACGGGCCGAGCCTGGTGGGTGTGGGCGCCGCGGCCGTGGACTTCCAGGTGGCCACCGGCCGTATGCCGGCCGCCACCTCCCAGGGCCCGCAGGTCCCCAAGAAGAAGAACATCTACACCCAGGCCGAGATCGACCAGCTCGCGGCCTACATCGCCTCGCTGGGCGCCGGTCCCGCCATCCCGACGGAGGAGCAGTACGGCCCCCAGGGTGCCGACATCGCCAAGGGCGGTGAGCTGTTCCGCACCAACTGCGCGCAGTGCCACAACTTCACCGGCAAGGGCGGTGCGCTGACGCACGGCAAGTACGCGCCGACCCTCGAGGGTGTCGCCCCGAAGCACATCTACGAGGCCATGCAGACCGGCCCGCAGAACATGCCGTCCTTCCCCGACACCACGCTGTCGGAGAAGAACAAGAAGGACATCATCGCTTACCTCGACGCGGTCAACAGCGAAAAGACCGAGAGCCCCGGCGGCCTCGAGCTCGGCGGCCTCGGGCCGGTCAGCGAGGGCCTGTTCGGCTGGGTCTTCGGTCTCGGCGGGCTGATCGCCGTCGCCGTGTGGGTCGCCGCCCGGACCGCAAAGGCCAAGAAGTCATGA
- the ctaD gene encoding cytochrome c oxidase subunit I, whose amino-acid sequence MSILNEPQGAAAAGSHYEDELPVRRQNRGSVVVKWLTTTDHKTIGTLYLVTSFAFFVIGGVMALFMRAELARPGLQIMSNEQFNQAFTMHGTIMLLMFATPLFAGFANWIMPLQIGAPDVAFPRLNMFAYWLYLFGSLIAVGGFLTPQGAADFGWFAYSPLSDAVRSPGIGADMWIMGLAFSGFGTILGSVNFITTIICMRAPGMTMFRMPIFTWNVLLTGVLVLLAFPVLAAALFALEADRKFGAHVFDSANGGALLWQHLFWFFGHPEVYIIALPFFGIISEVIPVFSRKPMFGYTGLIGATIAIAGLSVTVWAHHMYVTGGVLLPFFSFMTFLIAVPTGVKFFNWIGTMWKGSLSFETPMLWATGFLITFTFGGLTGVILASPPMDFHVSDSYFVVAHFHYVVFGTVVFAMFSGFHFWWPKWTGKMLDERLGKITFWTLFIGFHGTFLVQHWLGAEGMPRRYADYLAADGFTALNTISTISSFLLGMSILPFFYNVWKTAKYGKPVGVDDPWGYGRSLEWATSCPPPRHNFITMPRIRSESPAFDLHHPEIAALDQLENVGHGDKALAGGKEAGK is encoded by the coding sequence GTGAGCATCCTCAACGAACCCCAGGGTGCCGCGGCAGCAGGGTCCCACTACGAGGACGAGCTGCCGGTCAGGCGCCAGAACCGCGGCAGTGTCGTGGTCAAGTGGCTGACGACGACGGACCACAAGACGATCGGCACGCTGTACCTGGTGACGTCGTTCGCGTTCTTCGTCATCGGTGGCGTGATGGCGCTGTTCATGCGCGCCGAGCTCGCCCGGCCTGGTCTCCAGATCATGTCGAACGAGCAGTTCAACCAGGCGTTCACGATGCACGGCACGATCATGCTGCTGATGTTCGCGACGCCGTTGTTCGCCGGCTTCGCGAACTGGATCATGCCGCTCCAGATCGGCGCGCCGGACGTGGCCTTCCCCCGGCTGAACATGTTCGCCTACTGGCTGTACCTGTTCGGCTCGCTCATCGCGGTGGGCGGCTTCCTCACGCCGCAGGGCGCGGCCGACTTCGGTTGGTTCGCCTACAGCCCGCTCTCGGACGCGGTCCGTTCCCCGGGCATCGGCGCCGACATGTGGATCATGGGTCTGGCCTTCTCCGGCTTCGGCACCATCCTCGGCTCGGTCAACTTCATCACCACGATCATCTGCATGCGCGCTCCGGGCATGACGATGTTCCGCATGCCGATCTTCACCTGGAACGTGCTGCTGACCGGTGTGCTGGTCCTGCTCGCCTTCCCGGTCCTGGCGGCCGCGCTGTTCGCCCTCGAGGCGGACCGCAAGTTCGGTGCCCACGTCTTCGACTCCGCCAACGGCGGCGCGTTGCTGTGGCAACACCTCTTCTGGTTCTTCGGCCATCCAGAGGTGTACATCATCGCGCTACCGTTCTTCGGGATCATCTCCGAGGTCATTCCGGTCTTCTCCCGCAAGCCGATGTTCGGTTACACGGGTCTGATCGGCGCGACCATCGCGATCGCGGGCCTGTCCGTGACGGTGTGGGCGCACCACATGTACGTCACCGGCGGTGTGCTGCTGCCGTTCTTCTCCTTCATGACCTTCCTGATCGCGGTCCCGACCGGTGTGAAGTTCTTCAACTGGATCGGCACCATGTGGAAGGGCTCGCTGTCCTTCGAGACACCGATGCTGTGGGCGACCGGCTTCCTCATCACCTTCACCTTCGGTGGTCTGACCGGTGTCATCCTGGCCTCGCCGCCGATGGACTTCCACGTCTCGGACTCGTACTTCGTGGTGGCCCACTTCCACTACGTCGTCTTCGGCACCGTGGTCTTCGCGATGTTCTCCGGCTTCCACTTCTGGTGGCCGAAGTGGACCGGCAAGATGCTGGACGAGCGCCTCGGCAAGATCACCTTCTGGACGCTGTTCATCGGCTTCCACGGCACGTTCCTGGTCCAGCACTGGCTGGGTGCCGAGGGCATGCCGCGCCGGTACGCGGACTACCTCGCGGCCGACGGCTTCACCGCGCTGAACACGATCTCGACGATCAGCTCGTTCCTGCTCGGCATGTCGATCCTGCCGTTCTTCTACAACGTCTGGAAGACGGCCAAGTACGGCAAGCCGGTCGGCGTCGACGACCCGTGGGGCTACGGCCGCTCCCTGGAGTGGGCGACCTCCTGCCCGCCGCCGCGGCACAACTTCATCACCATGCCGCGGATCCGCAGTGAATCCCCGGCGTTCGACCTGCACCACCCGGAGATCGCCGCTCTCGACCAGCTCGAGAACGTGGGCCACGGCGACAAGGCCCTCGCTGGCGGCAAGGAGGCCGGCAAGTGA
- a CDS encoding heme-copper oxidase subunit III, whose translation MSVVATATTVETGHAHPSVNRPNLTSVGTIIWLSSELMFFAALFAMYFTLRSVTGPDHWKEMASHLNFPFSATNTTILVLSSLTCQLGVFAAERGDVKKLRMWFIVTFVMGAIFIGGQVFEYTELVKEAGLSLSSDPYGSVFYLTTGFHGLHVTGGLIAFLLVLGRTYAARRFTHEQATAAIVVSYYWHFVDVVWIGLFATIYMIK comes from the coding sequence ATGTCGGTCGTGGCGACAGCAACGACAGTAGAAACCGGGCACGCGCACCCGTCGGTCAACCGGCCGAACCTCACCAGCGTCGGAACCATCATCTGGCTGAGTTCCGAGCTGATGTTCTTCGCGGCCCTCTTCGCGATGTACTTCACCCTGCGATCGGTGACGGGTCCCGATCACTGGAAGGAGATGGCCAGCCATCTCAACTTCCCGTTCTCGGCGACGAACACCACCATCCTGGTGCTCTCCTCGCTCACCTGCCAGCTCGGCGTCTTCGCCGCCGAGCGCGGTGACGTGAAGAAGCTGCGGATGTGGTTCATCGTCACGTTCGTGATGGGTGCGATCTTCATCGGCGGTCAGGTCTTCGAGTACACCGAGCTGGTCAAGGAGGCGGGCCTGTCCCTGTCCTCCGACCCGTACGGCTCGGTCTTCTACCTGACCACCGGCTTCCACGGCCTGCATGTGACGGGCGGTCTCATCGCCTTCCTGCTGGTCCTGGGCCGGACCTACGCGGCCCGGAGGTTCACCCACGAGCAGGCGACCGCCGCGATCGTCGTGTCCTACTACTGGCACTTCGTCGATGTCGTCTGGATCGGCCTCTTCGCCACGATCTACATGATCAAGTAG
- the coxB gene encoding cytochrome c oxidase subunit II — protein sequence MSPNGSDRSPRRPMRRKLLQALTAGLVLATATGCSYNWEDFPRLGMPTPTTEEAPRILSLWQGSWAAALAVGVLVWGLILWSAFFHRRSRTKVEVPPQTRYNMPIEALYTVVPLVIVSVLFYFTARDESELLSLKKKPDVTVNVVGFQWSWCFNYIEPVAGSTGDAKKSPDLDAIPDRFKDDFPAGAGGVYDCGTPGTRNPQTNNPGPTLWLPKGKTVRFVLTSRDVIHSFWVVPFLMKQDVIPGHTNAFEVTPNKEGTFLGKCAELCGVDHSRMLFNVKVVSPERYEQHLKDLVDKQQTGYVPAGIAQTSHEKNRETNNL from the coding sequence GTGAGTCCCAACGGCTCCGACCGCTCGCCGCGGCGCCCGATGCGGCGGAAGCTGCTGCAGGCACTGACCGCGGGCCTGGTCTTGGCGACAGCCACCGGTTGCTCGTACAACTGGGAAGACTTCCCCCGCCTTGGTATGCCCACCCCGACCACGGAAGAGGCTCCGCGGATCCTCTCCCTGTGGCAGGGGTCCTGGGCGGCTGCGCTCGCCGTTGGCGTGCTGGTGTGGGGTCTGATCCTGTGGAGTGCTTTCTTCCACCGGCGCAGCCGCACCAAGGTCGAGGTTCCTCCGCAGACCCGGTACAACATGCCCATCGAGGCGCTGTACACCGTGGTCCCGCTCGTCATCGTCTCGGTGCTGTTCTACTTCACCGCCCGTGACGAGTCCGAGCTGCTCAGCCTCAAGAAGAAGCCCGACGTCACGGTCAACGTGGTCGGCTTCCAGTGGAGCTGGTGCTTCAACTACATCGAGCCGGTCGCCGGTTCCACCGGTGACGCCAAGAAGTCGCCGGACCTGGACGCGATCCCGGACCGGTTCAAGGACGACTTCCCGGCAGGCGCCGGCGGCGTCTACGACTGCGGCACCCCCGGTACGCGGAACCCGCAGACCAACAACCCGGGTCCGACGCTCTGGCTGCCCAAGGGCAAGACGGTCCGCTTCGTCCTCACCTCGCGTGACGTCATCCACTCCTTCTGGGTGGTGCCGTTCCTGATGAAGCAGGACGTCATCCCGGGCCACACCAACGCCTTCGAGGTGACCCCCAACAAGGAGGGCACCTTCCTGGGCAAGTGCGCCGAGCTCTGCGGCGTCGACCACTCTCGGATGCTGTTCAACGTGAAGGTCGTCTCCCCCGAGCGCTACGAGCAGCACCTCAAGGACCTCGTGGACAAGCAGCAGACCGGTTACGTTCCCGCCGGCATCGCGCAGACGAGCCACGAGAAGAACCGGGAGACGAACAACCTGTGA